From Nicotiana tabacum cultivar K326 chromosome 22, ASM71507v2, whole genome shotgun sequence, one genomic window encodes:
- the LOC107771120 gene encoding putative galacturonosyltransferase-like 7, with the protein MFWVTKFSGFIAAAMVMIVLSPSLQSFPPAEAIRSSHIDSYLRFPSQIAPPNRFSFRKSPVFRNAAECSTSNILGTNGVCDPSLVHVAITLDIEYLRGSIAAVHSILQHSSCPESVFFHFLVSETNLETLVRSTFPELKFKVYYFDPDRVRNIISTSVRQALEQPLNYARNYLADLLEPCVNRVIYLDSDLVVVDDISKLWSTSLGKKTIGAPEYCHANFTKYFTASFWSEPRFSGTFNGRRPCYFNTGVMVIDLKKWRRVGYTKRIEKWMDIQKTNRIYELGSLPPLMLVFAGHVAPIEHRWNQHGLGGDNVKGSCRDLHPGPVSLLHWSGSGKPWLRLDSKKPCPLDSLWAPYDLYGFST; encoded by the coding sequence ATGTTCTGGGTCACGAAATTTTCAGGCTTTATCGCCGCAGCAATGGTAATGATTGTTCTTTCCCCATCCTTACAATCATTTCCACCTGCTGAAGCTATTAGATCCTCTCACATCGATTCCTATCTCCGATTTCCCAGTCAAATTGCTCCCCCTAATCGCTTCTCCTTCCGTAAATCCCCTGTATTCCGGAATGCCGCTGAATGCAGCACCTCCAATATATTGGGGACTAATGGTGTTTGCGATCCTTCACTTGTTCATGTTGCAATTACTCTCGATATCGAGTACCTTCGTGGTTCAATAGCCGCTGTGCATTCAATTCTACAACATTCTAGCTGTCCCGAGAGTGTATTCTTCCACTTTCTGGTCTCTGAAACAAACCTCGAAACCCTAGTTCGATCCACATTCCCTGAATTAAAATTCAAGGTATATTACTTTGACCCGGACCGAGTCCGAAATATTATCTCCACTTCCGTTAGACAAGCGCTTGAACAGCCGTTAAACTATGCTAGAAATTACTTGGCGGATCTTCTAGAACCCTGTGTCAATAGAGTTATTTACTTGGATTCGGATCTTGTTGTTGTGGATGATATTTCTAAGTTGTGGAGTACGAGTTTGGGGAAAAAAACTATCGGAGCCCCGGAATATTGTCATGCCAATTTCACGAAGTATTTCACGGCGTCGTTTTGGTCGGAGCCGAGATTTTCCGGCACGTTTAACGGCAGGAGACCGTGTTACTTTAATACTGGGGTTATGGTTATAGATCTGAAGAAATGGAGGCGGGTCGGGTACACAAAACGGATAGAGAAATGGATGGATATCCAGAAGACGAATCGGATCTATGAGCTGGGTTCACTACCGCCGCTAATGTTGGTGTTCGCAGGACACGTGGCGCCGATAGAGCACAGGTGGAACCAGCACGGGTTAGGCGGCGATAATGTGAAGGGAAGTTGCCGTGACTTGCATCCTGGTCCGGTGAGCCTACTTCACTGGAGCGGTTCGGGAAAACCGTGGCTCCGGCTCGACTCAAAAAAACCGTGTCCGCTTGATTCTCTATGGGCACCCTACGATTTGTATGGATTCTCGACGTGA
- the LOC107771119 gene encoding LOW QUALITY PROTEIN: cellulose synthase-like protein D5 (The sequence of the model RefSeq protein was modified relative to this genomic sequence to represent the inferred CDS: inserted 2 bases in 1 codon): MGVDDSPSSSSPVTITVTSSPTGGGCHGLTSPVRRHSLSTNPNSPLSGKKFRGSSGGRYLSMSKESTDEFVAYTVHIPPTPDNRTVTNSQNSPIGSRKSYRNEHPSEGYIKDTIFTGGFNSATKAHVRKRSEDEPMVMKCKNMCQMEGCDEKKAEAKCDCGYKICRECYLDCVGIGGGCCPGCKEAYKGISDDDESDEEPKSEAKDQAYPLPSKGGGGGRGRMEKNFSLVQSFKNQNHDFDHSRWLFETKGTYGYGNALWPSDGYEFGRGIDRSTNPPDFSNRGNRPLTRKVGISAAIISPYRLLMVLRLGALACFLTWRISHPNHDAMWLWIMSVVCEVWFAISWLLDQLPKLCPVKRITDLSVLKERFESSGPNLRNPKGLSDLPGIDVFVSTADAEKEPPLVTANTILSILAVDYPVEKVACYLSDDGGSLVTFEALAEAASFAKIWVPFCKKHNIEPRNPEAYFGQKRDPLKNKVKLDFVRDRRRVKREYDEFKVRINALPESIRRRSDAYNTQQEIRAKRKQAELGEDLSEPIKVPKATWMSDGTHWHGTWSSAEEGHSRGDHEGIIQIMLVPPNAEPLYGNEVDEKNMIDTTNVDVRMPMLVYVSREKRPGFDHNKKAGAMNSLVRASAIMSNGAFILNLDCDHYIYNSLALREGMCFMLDKGGDRICYVQFPQRFEGVDPNDRYANHNTVFFDVSMRALDGLQGPMYVGTGCIFRRIALYGFSPPRATEHHGWFGSRKTRKLLRKPNIQKDQEDDEMFLPMIGNKDDEEEVSRTLLTKQFGNSTPLVDSIAVAEFGGRLLXHELRGKGCQGRPAGSLAVQREPLDASALAEAVGVISCYYEDKTEWGKRVGWIYGSITEDVVTGYRMHNRGWRSIYCVTKRDAFRGTAPINLTDRLIQVLRWATGSVEIFFSRNNALFASPRMKFLQRVAYFNVGMYPFTSVFLLVYCVLPALSLFSGKFIVQSLNITFLVFLLAITITLCMLAILEIKWSGITLEDWWRNEQFWLIGGTSAHPAAVIQGLLKVIAGVDISFTLTSKSAAPDDGEDEFAELYEFRWTVLMIPPITIILLNMIAIAVGTFRTVYSPFPQWSKLLGGVFFSFWVLSHLYPFAKGLMGRRGKVPTIVFLWSALICIVVSLLAVYVYPPSGHQDLSSFQFP; encoded by the exons ATGGGGGTTGAtgattctccttcttcttcatctcCAGTGACAATTACAGTGACTTCATCTCCAACTGGAGGAGGATGCCATGGTTTAACTAGTCCGGTTCGACGCCATTCTTTATCGACTAACCCCAATTCACCTCTTAGTGGGAAAAAATTCAGGGGTTCCTCTGGTGGAAGATATCTCTCTATGTCTAAAGAGAGCACTGATGAATTTGTAGCTTATACTGTTCATATTCCACCAACCCCAGATAATCGAACCGTTACAAATTCTCAAAATAGCCCTATTGGAAGTAGAAAAAGTTATAGGAATGAACATCCTAGTGAAGGGTATATTAAAGATACAATCTTTACTGGAGGGTTTAATTCTGCGACTAAAGCACATGTTAGGAAGAGATCAGAGGATGAACCTATGGTTATGAAGTGTAAAAACATGTGTCAAATGGAAGGTTGTGATGAGAAAAAAGCTGAAGCTAAGTGTGATTGTGGGTACAAAATTTGTAGAGAGTGTTATTTGGATTGTGTGGGAATAGGTGGAGGTTGCTGTCCTGGTTGTAAAGAGGCTTATAAGGGTATTAGTGATGATGATGAAAGTGATGAAGAGCCGAAATCGGAAGCTAAAGATCAGGCATACCCATTGCCTTCAaagggaggaggaggaggaagagggcGAATGGAGAAGAATTTTTCACTAGTGCAGTCATTCAAGAATCAAAATCATGATTTTGATCATTCAAGATGGCTATTTGAGACTAAAGGGACTTATGGTTATGGAAATGCTTTGTGGCCTTCTGATGGCTATGAATTTGGGAGGGGTATTGATAGATCTACAAATCCTCCAGATTTTAGTAACAGAGGAAATAGACCTTTGACTAGGAAAGTTGGGATTTCAGCTGCAATTATCAGTCCATACAG GTTGCTCATGGTTCTTCGCCTTGGTGCACTGGCTTGTTTCTTAACATGGAGGATTTCTCATCCAAATCATGATGCAATGTGGTTGTGGATAATGTCGGTAGTGTGTGAAGTTTGGTTTGCAATATCTTGGCTTCTTGATCAGTTGCCAAAGCTCTGTCCTGTTAAAAGAATCACTGACCTTTCTGTTTTAAAagaaagatttgaaagttcagGACCAAACCTTCGGAATCCAAAGGGATTGTCTGATTTGCCAGGCATTGATGTGTTTGTTTCAACTGCTGATGCAGAAAAAGAACCACCCCTTGTTACTGCAAACACAATCCTTTCCATTCTTGCTGTTGATTATCCTGTTGAAAAGGTCGCGTGTTACTTGTCGGACGATGGAGGTTCTTTAGTCACATTTGAAGCTCTTGCAGAAGCTGCTAGCTTTGCAAAAATATGGGTTCCCTTCTGTAAAAAACACAACATAGAACCTAGAAATCCTGAGGCATACTTTGGGCAAAAGCGCGATCCATTGAAAAACAAAGTCAAACTTGATTTTGTTAGGGACAGAAGAAGGGTGAAGAGAGAATATGATGAATTCAAGGTGAGGATAAATGCATTACCAGAGTCAATAAGGCGACGATCAGATGCTTATAACACCCAACAGGAGATAAGGGCTAAGAGAAAACAAGCTGAACTTGGAGAGGATCTCTCTGAACCAATCAAGGTTCCTAAAGCTACTTGGATGTCTGATGGAACCCACTGGCACGGTACTTGGTCATCAGCAGAAGAAGGACATTCTAGGGGCGATCACGAGGGTATCATACAG ATCATGTTGGTTCCCCCAAATGCAGAGCCACTTTATGGGAATGAAGTAGATGAAAAGAACATGATAGACACAACAAATGTCGATGTAAGAATGCCAATGCTAGTTTATGTTTCCAGAGAAAAGAGACCTGGTTTTGATCACAACAAGAAAGCTGGAGCCATGAATTCTTTAGTTCGAGCCAGTGCAATTATGTCAAATGGTGCATTCATTCTCAATCTTGATTGTGATCATTACATCTATAACTCATTGGCTCTGAGAGAGGGAATGTGCTTTATGCTTGACAAAGGTGGTGATAGGATCTGTTATGTTCAGTTCCCTCAGAGGTTTGAGGGTGTTGATCCAAATGATCGATATGCAAACCACAATACAGTTTTCTTTGATGTTAGCATGAGAGCATTGGATGGTTTGCAAGGTCCAATGTATGTAGGAACAGGCTGCATTTTTCGGAGAATTGCTCTTTATGGGTTTAGTCCACCAAGAGCAACCGAACACCACGGATGGTTTGGTAGCAGAAAGACTAGAAAGCTTCTGAGGAAACCGAATATACAAAAGGATCAAGAGGATGATGAGATGTTTTTACCAATGATTGGGAATAaagatgatgaggaggaagtaaGCAGAACCTTGCTTACAAAACAGTTTGGAAACTCTACTCCGCTTGTTGACTCTATTGCTGTAGCTGAATTTGGAGGAAGGCTGCT CCATGAGTTGCGAGGCAAAGGTTGTCAGGGAAGGCCAGCTGGTTCTCTTGCTGTACAGCGCGAGCCATTGGATGCTTCAGCACTTGCCGAGGCAGTGGGTGTCATAAGTTGCTATTACGAGGATAAAACCGAGTGGGGGAAAAGAGTCGGATGGATATATGGTTCGATCACAGAAGACGTCGTGACAGGTTACAGGATGCACAATAGGGGTTGGAGGTCAATTTATTGTGTCACAAAAAGAGATGCATTTAGAGGGACAGCACCAATCAATCTGACAGATAGGCTTATCCAAGTTCTTCGATGGGCAACAGGTTCGGTTGAAATCTTCTTTTCTCGCAACAATGCTCTATTTGCAAGTCCAAGAATGAAGTTTCTGCAGAGGGTGGCATATTTCAATGTGGGAATGTATCCCTTCACTTCAGTTTTCCTCCTTGTCTATTGTGTCTTGCCTGCACTTTCACTCTTCTCTGGAAAATTCATTGTGCAGTCCCTCAACATCACCTTTTTGGTGTTCTTGCTCGCGATCACAATCACCCTTTGCATGCTTGCTATCCTTGAAATCAAATGGTCAGGAATTACTCTTGAAGATTGGTGGAGGAATGAACAGTTTTGGTTGATTGGTGGAACAAGTGCACATCCTGCTGCTGTGATACAAGGACTATTGAAAGTTATAGCAGGAGTTGACATCTCATTCACATTAACATCAAAATCTGCTGCACCCGACGACGGAGAAGATGAATTTGCTGAGCTTTACGAGTTTCGTTGGACGGTCCTAATGATTCCACCAATCACAATCATATTGCTTAACATGATTGCTATTGCAGTGGGAACATTCAGGACTGTGTACAGTCCTTTCCCACAATGGAGCAAGCTTTTAGGAGGTGTATTCTTCAGTTTTTGGGTGTTGTCTCATCTCTATCCTTTTGCAAAAGGTTTAATGGGGAGAAGGGGAAAGGTTCCTACCATTGTCTTCTTATGGTCTGCTCTCATCTGCATTGTCGTCTCGTTGCTCGCTGTTTATGTATACCCCCCTTCAGGACATCAGGACTTGTCAAGTTTTCAGTTCCCTTGA
- the LOC142176155 gene encoding uncharacterized protein LOC142176155 encodes MWTRKEMDVSGLPKIRWGALTKYKAHVLGEKLQAMGAWMSIGDSSCMWTMTADCIREVVREVLEVLKGFSGGHKRDWWWNEEVQGKVKAKKVVYKKLTKSIAEVGQLEWYWKAKNEAKLAVIAAKSAAFGRLYEELGERGGDKKLYRLAKESVECTSDGKYELKRELVPWKTMKKDQIEFVDLEKTYDKVLREVLWRCLEAKGMHVAYIKVIKDMYDRAKTGCILFADDIVLIDETRGGIDDRLEVWRQTLESKGFKLSRTKTEYLECKFSEVTQEADMGDTHVIPRRESFKYSGSIIQGNREIDKDVTYRIGAG; translated from the exons ATGTGGACAAGGAAAGAGATGGATGTGTCTGGTCTACCTAAGATTAGGTGGGGTGCCTTGACTAAATACAAAGCTCATGTGTTAGGGGAGAAGTTACAGGCTATGGGAGCCTGGATGAGTATTGGGGACTCGAGTTGTATGTGGACCATGACAGCGGACTGTATTAGAGAAGTTGTGAGAGAAGTGCTAGAGGTCTTAAAAGGTTTCTCTGGCGGCCACAAaagagactggtggtggaatgaagaggtccaaggtaaagtgaaaGCCAAGAAAGTTGTATATAAAAAACTAACAAAGAGCATAGCCGAGGTGGGCCAACTGGAGTGGTATTGGAAGGCCAAGAATGAGGCAAAGTTAGCGGTCATTGCGGCTAAGTCCGCAGCGTTTGGACGTTTGTATGAAGAGCTTGGGGAGAGAGGTGGGGATAAAAAGCTGTACAGGCTGGCCAAA GAGAGTGTTGAGTGCACAAGTGATGGAAAATATGAACTAAAGAGAGAACTTGTTCCATGGAAG ACAATGAAGAAGGACCAAATTGAGTTCGTTGACTTAGAAAAAACATACGACAAAGTCCTGAGAGAGGTTCTGTGGAGGTGTTTAGAGGCTAAAGGTATGCATGTAGCCTATATTAAAGTGATAAAGGACATGTATGATAGAGCTAAGACAGGG TGTATATTATttgctgatgatatagttctgattgatgagactcGAGGAGGTATCGACGATAGACTGGAGGTTTGGAGGCagactcttgagtctaagggtttcaagctaagCAGAACCAAGACGgagtacttggagtgcaagtttagcGAAGTTACCCAGGAAGCAGACATGGGTGATACACATGTTATCCCCAGGAGAGAAAGTTTCAAGTACAGTGGATCTATAATACAAGGTAACAGGGAGATTGATAAGGATGTCACATACCGTATCGGAGCAGGATGA